ACGCTGCTCTCCCTCGATTCGATCGGGCCGAAGGTGGGAAGCGAGCTGCGGCTGGCGGCGCTGCAGGCGGTGTTGCTCTCCATCCTGCTCATCTTGATCTACATCGCCTGGCGTTTCGAGTGGCTCTTCGGCGTCGCCACGGTCATCGCCCTCTCCCACGATCTGCTCCTCACCCTGGGGCTCTTCTCGCTCTTCAACAAGGAAGTGTCGCTCTCCATCGTCGCCGCCTTCTTGACCCTGGCGGGTTACTCGGTCAACGACACCATCGTCATCTTCGACCGCATCCGCGAGGAGCTGAAGCTCAAACAGCGCCGCGAGAGCGTGGACAACATCTTCAACGGGGCGATCAACAAGACTTTGTCCCGGACGCTCCTCACCAGCACCACCACGATGCTCGTGCTCATCTCCTTGCTGTTCTACGGCGGCGACGTCATCTACGACTTCGCCTGGGTGCTGGCGATCGGGATCGTCGTCGGTACCTACTCTTCCGTCTTCGTCGCCGCGCCGCTGGTGATCGAGTGGTATCACCGCACGGCCAAGGCGGAGACGGAGCGCGTGAGCGCCTAGAGTTTCCGGTCGCTGCCCATGCCCGATGCCCTCGTCTCTTTGGCCAAAGCCTTGCTGCTCGCCGGCGGCGCCGCGGTGTTGCTGCTGCACGCCTTCGGCCTGCCGGCCAACTGGATCCTCCTCGGCCTCGCCGCACTCTATGGTTTGCTGACCCACTGGCACCCCGTGGGCGCATGGACCCTGGTGGCGCTGGCGGCGCTCGCGGGCTTGGCCGAAGGGCTCGAGTTCGCCGTCGGCGTCGGCTTCACGGCGAAGCGCGGCGCCACCCGCGCCGGCGTCCTCGGCTCCTGCCTGGGCGGTTTCGCCGGCGGCCTCGCTCTCGCGCCCGTGGTGCCGCCTCTCGGGGCGCTGGCGGGTGCTTTCCTCGGTTCGTTCCTCGGGGCGGTGGTGCTGGAATACCGAGCCCGGCGGCAGCTGGACCAGGCGTTGCGGGCCGGCAAGGCCGCTTTCATCGGCCGCGTCCTCGGCGCCTGCGTGAAAACCCTGTGTGGCCTGTGGATGTGGTGCGTTCTGGCCTACCGGATCCTCTTCGCTTCCTGAAATCCGGGAGTCAGGCGGTGCGCCGGCGGCCGTTGGGGCGCCGCGGACCCTGCAGGTTCCTGCCGCACCAGGCGCAGAAATCCCAGTAATCGCTGGCCACGGAAGTGCTGCAGTGGGAGCAGCGGTCGAGCAGCCGCCGACTGCGCCAGGGGCGCCGGCGCGCGTTGCACCAGGGACAGCGCTGCATGTGCGGCAGCAGGCGCACCTCGCCGCAGCGGCTGCAGCGCCCACCATAGTGCGGATCGCGACTCGGCACGGTGGAGATGTGGGCGAAGCGCGGGCCGTAGCACCAAGCGCAATAGCTCCAATCCTCGTGCACCCCGTGCTCGCAACGATGGCACACCTGGGGGAAGCGGGTGATGCCGGTGAAGGAGTTCTTGCGATAACCGCACCACGGGCAGACGCGCATGAACTCCGAGACCGCCCCGGAGCAGCGGTGACAGCGGAACGCCAGCTGCAGGTGCCGACCGTAGCGCGTTTCGAACTCGTGCTGTCGGTACGCCCGCCACGACAGCCGCCGCGGCCGCGTTTCCTCGGCGACCTCGCCGTTGGCCACGCCGGGCACGGCAGCGTGCACGGCGCGCAGCATGCTTTCGGCATCGCGGTAGCGATGTTCCAGATCGAAGCTCGCAGCGCGACGAATGACGCGCGCCAGCGCCGGCGGCACCCGGGCCATGAACAGTTCGTTGCGCTCGAAGGGCCAGCGCAACGGCCAGCGCGGCAAGGTGCGCGTCACCATCTCGTAGAAGACCAGGGCCAAAGCGAAAAGGTCGGAAGCGAAGGTCGGCCGCCCGTAGGCTTGCTCCGGGGCGCGATAACTCGGCGTGCCGGTCGCGGTCGTGTGAGTGACCGGACGGTCCATGAGACGGGAGACGCCGAAGTCGGAGATCTTCACCCGGCCGTCCCGCCACACCAGGATGTTCTCGGGCTTGATGTCGCGATGGATGATGCCGTGGGCGTGGGCGCACGACAGCCCCTGGAGGACCTGGTCGAGCACGTGCACGGCGTAGCGCACCGGGCGCTGGCGCGCGAAGGCCTCGAGGAGCGTCCGTTCCCCCAGCTCGGAGATCATCACGAATCGATCCCCCAGGATCTCGGCGGTCTTGAGACGCACGATGTTCTTGTGGTCCAGCCGCGAGATGACCCGGACTTCGTGGCGGAAAACGTTCTGGCTCAGTTCCGGCAGGGGCTGGGCGAAGACCTTGAGCGCCACGTGCACGCCCTCGACGGTGTCGTAGGCTCGGTAGACGCGCGCGAAGGCCCCCGCACCGAGGAGCTTCTCGACGCGGTACTTGTGCAGCATCTCGCCGCGACGGAGAGGCGCCGTGGCGCCCCGGGTTCTTGCCGATGCGTGTGCGGGCATGGACGTTTTCGAGTTCGCTGAGGGGTGAACGCGCTCTGTGGCGCGGCACCGATCCACTATACCCGATCCCGCCGCGCTGGCGGCGTCCTGGTGCGCTAGACTGAGGCGCCGCCAGGGAGGGTAGGTTCCATGCGCACCTGGCTCCGCCTGCTCCGGATCCCCTGGCTGCTGCTGTGCCCCTGGACCCCGCTGCTCGCCGCCCCCGGGCCGGAGGCGGCGGAGCCGTCCGCGGTCTTCGACAGTCTCGAAGCGGCGTGGGGGCGGGGCGACGTCCGGGGCGTGGTGGCGCTCCTGGGGGAGCGCAAAGTGTCGATCGCGTTGCCGGAGCTGGAGCCGGCAGCGGGAAGCTTCTCGCCCCGTCAGAGCCGCTGCATCCTGGAAGCGCACTTCGCGCGCCACCGCGTGCTGCAGTTCCAGTTCCTCGATCGTCGCCCGCCCGATGCCGGCCGGCCGCTCGCCGTGGCTCTCGCCATCCGCCGGTACCGCGCCCTGGGCAGCGGTCCGGTGCTGCAGGATCGGGTTCTGGTGATGCTCGTGCGCGAAGAGTCCCGCTGGGTCCTCGGTGAGATCACCGCCCTGCGCTGACGCGGGAGAATGCAGCTCCAGACGACATGCAACCACGATTCCTGAGCATCGCCGCCGGCTTGGCCGCCGCCCTCGGACTCCTGCTGGAGGCTGGAGGAGCGTGGCCGCACGACCGTGCGCCTGCGGCCTGGCACTGGCTCTTCTTGGCCGCGGCGGCCGCTGCACTCCTGCAGCTCGGGCTGCGACGAGACGGCAGTGCGGCCGCGCGTCTCCGCCGCCTCGCTTGGCTCGTGCCCGTCGGGCTCGGTCTGCTCCTTCCTTCCCTCCTGCGCACGACACCGACGGAAGCGTGGCTCGCCCGAGGGGATGCACGCCTGCAGCGTCGCTTCGAAGTGCTGCGTGCCCGCGTTCTCGGACTCGAAGCGAGCGCCCGAGCGCTGGGTGACTCCGCCTTGACCCTGGTGGATTCCATCCCCGTCGCTGCCGGTCCGGAAGCGCGGGTGCGGCTCTTCGACGCTCTCGAGGCGATGCAGCGCGTGCGCCCGGCGGCAGCTCCCGCCGCACCCAGCGTGCGCCTGTTCGACGCGCGCGGACAGCTGCTGGCCTGGGCCGGCACCACCCATTCCGGGGCGAGCGGCGTGCGGCTCACCTTCTTCGCTCCCGGGCCGCGAGAGATCTACTTCCGCCGTTCCGGCGCCGGCATCTTCCTCGTCTACGACCGGCAAGACGGCCGCGATGACGCCACCCCCGCCGATTCGGTGCACACCCCGCGCGTGCTGGTGGAGATCCCGATGTCGAGTTTCGGACGGCCACGGGGCGAGCCCGTCGCGAGTCGGGCCGGCGACGACGACGCGGTGGAATGGAACTATGAGGCCCGTCTGGTGCCGCCGTATCTGACGCAAAAGGACATCGAAATCCACGGCGACCCGGAGCGCGGTCTGCAAGGGGACTTCGTCATCCGCGGCGCCGACGGCGTGCCGCGCCTGCTCGGGCGCCTGAGCGCTCCTCCTCGTGACGACGAAACACTCCTCCAAGCGTCCCGCGAGCGCCGGATGCAAGCATGGCTCGTGCTCGTCGCCCTCGGCCTCGGCGCCTGGGCGGTGTGGAGCGAGACGGCGCGGCGGGCGCCCTGGGGATCGCTGTGGGACCGTCCGTGGCCGCTCCTCGCGGGACTGTGGATGGCGCGCCTCCTCCTCGGCTTCTTGCATCTGCCCTCACCCTCCCTGCAGGGGCCCGGGGTGCTGCAACCCGCCGCCTTCGCCATGGATGGTTTCTTCGGCGTCTTGCGCACGCCTCTCGATCTCCTCCTCACCGCCCTGGTGTTGCTGGCGAGCGCCGCTCTCCTTTTCGTGCAGCGTTTGCGCCGCCAGACGCGCCACCCGGAAGCCGCGCCCGCGGGCACGCTCCGCACCCTTCTCGGGTTGCTGGCGGCAGCCGCCAGCACCGTCCTCGCTGTCCGCCTCGCTGTCGCTGCGGCGGTGCGCGTGGCCCAGAACACCAGCCTGCCGCTCCTCGGCACCGCGCTGGACTTGCAATCGCCGCCGGCGCTCTGCCTGCACGCAGCGCTGCTTGCCGGTCTGGCAGCGCTCCTGCTCCTAGCGCTGCTCCTCGTCGCCAGGCTGACCCCACCGCGCCCGCCGCGCTGGCTCCTGGCCCTGGCCGCCGCCGGTGTGGCCCTCGCTCTCGGACTGCAGTCGTTGCCGCTCGCCGCGCTCGTGGGCATCGTGGTGCTCTGGGGCGGCGCGCGCCTGCACGCTCTCTTCCTCGACGAGCGCTTCACCAGCTTCAGCCTGGCGACGCTCGTCCTCGTGGCGCTGGCCGCGACGCTCACCAGCGAAGCCCTGCAGGGCGAGGACTTCCACGCCCGGGAAGAACACGTTCTCGCCCGCGCCGATGAAGTGCGCCGGCTCGTCGACGAAGAGCGGCCTTTCGTCTTGAAGCACGTGCTGCAGGACTTGGAAGCCGAGGCGAACCTGCTCGAGGAGCTGACCCCGGGGGACGCCACCGCCAGCGCCAGCGCTTACGAGATCTGGTCGGGAAGCTTGCTGCGAGGTCTGTCCTGGCCCTGCCAGGTACGGGTGTACGACGAGCTGGGCCAGCTCGCCAGCGAGTTCTCCATTGGCCTGCCGTACCCGCCGGAGCTGCCTACCCTGGACAGCCGCGAGCGCGCCAGCATCACCGGGGCGCACATCGAGCAGACCGAGATCGAAGCGCGCTCCGTGGGCGTGGTGCGTTTGTACCGCGGCTCCTTGCCGGTGCACGCCGGTCGTCTGGGACAGCTGCGTGGCTACGTGGTGATCGACCTCCCCTTCGCGCACGAGAGCCTCGTCCTCGCCGCGAACCCGCGCCTGAGCCCTCCCGAGCTGCTGCAGGCCGGTAGCGGCAGGGGCGTGGGACCGCGGGTCGGGGAAGCGCAGCTCTACCTCCTCGCCTGGTTGCAGGGGGGGTTCGTGAGCGAGAGCTCCACGCCCTATCTCGAGGTGGGAGAACCGCTACGCGACGCCGGCCCGGCGCATGCGGGCTGGAAGCGCCTGCGTCTCGCCAACGGCGCCTATTTGGCGACGGAGATTCCCGCCGGGGAACGCACCTTGCTCGCCGGTTTCCATCTGCTCTCGCCGCTCGAGCGCCTGCTGCAGTGGACGCAGATCGCCGCCCTCGATTTCGCCGGCGCCGTCGCCGTGCTCCTGGTGCTGATGGGACTGGGGCGCAGCCGCGCCGCGGCGCGGGCGCTGCCGGCGCTCCTGGTCCCCAAGCGCCTGGGATTCCAGCAGAAGCTCATGGGGGCGTTCCTGGTGGTGGCGCTGCTGCCGAGCGTCGTCGTGTCGTTGGCGACGCAGCGGATCATGGCGGAGCGCAGCAAGAG
The sequence above is a segment of the Candidatus Krumholzibacteriia bacterium genome. Coding sequences within it:
- the secF gene encoding protein translocase subunit SecF gives rise to the protein MLTLIKETSFDFIGRRKIGFIISLVTLVIGLGSIAFRGGLRLGVEFTGGVQLEVAIAGTTAADIAGIRTAVSAAGYDNRSIQRVVSGDRASFLIHLPTTEAATSAASAGAEAARTVAATSADAILQALRQHFPDKTVTLLSLDSIGPKVGSELRLAALQAVLLSILLILIYIAWRFEWLFGVATVIALSHDLLLTLGLFSLFNKEVSLSIVAAFLTLAGYSVNDTIVIFDRIREELKLKQRRESVDNIFNGAINKTLSRTLLTSTTTMLVLISLLFYGGDVIYDFAWVLAIGIVVGTYSSVFVAAPLVIEWYHRTAKAETERVSA
- a CDS encoding DUF456 domain-containing protein; this translates as MPDALVSLAKALLLAGGAAVLLLHAFGLPANWILLGLAALYGLLTHWHPVGAWTLVALAALAGLAEGLEFAVGVGFTAKRGATRAGVLGSCLGGFAGGLALAPVVPPLGALAGAFLGSFLGAVVLEYRARRQLDQALRAGKAAFIGRVLGACVKTLCGLWMWCVLAYRILFAS
- a CDS encoding serine/threonine-protein kinase; the encoded protein is MPAHASARTRGATAPLRRGEMLHKYRVEKLLGAGAFARVYRAYDTVEGVHVALKVFAQPLPELSQNVFRHEVRVISRLDHKNIVRLKTAEILGDRFVMISELGERTLLEAFARQRPVRYAVHVLDQVLQGLSCAHAHGIIHRDIKPENILVWRDGRVKISDFGVSRLMDRPVTHTTATGTPSYRAPEQAYGRPTFASDLFALALVFYEMVTRTLPRWPLRWPFERNELFMARVPPALARVIRRAASFDLEHRYRDAESMLRAVHAAVPGVANGEVAEETRPRRLSWRAYRQHEFETRYGRHLQLAFRCHRCSGAVSEFMRVCPWCGYRKNSFTGITRFPQVCHRCEHGVHEDWSYCAWCYGPRFAHISTVPSRDPHYGGRCSRCGEVRLLPHMQRCPWCNARRRPWRSRRLLDRCSHCSTSVASDYWDFCAWCGRNLQGPRRPNGRRRTA
- a CDS encoding ATP-binding protein, with the translated sequence MQPRFLSIAAGLAAALGLLLEAGGAWPHDRAPAAWHWLFLAAAAAALLQLGLRRDGSAAARLRRLAWLVPVGLGLLLPSLLRTTPTEAWLARGDARLQRRFEVLRARVLGLEASARALGDSALTLVDSIPVAAGPEARVRLFDALEAMQRVRPAAAPAAPSVRLFDARGQLLAWAGTTHSGASGVRLTFFAPGPREIYFRRSGAGIFLVYDRQDGRDDATPADSVHTPRVLVEIPMSSFGRPRGEPVASRAGDDDAVEWNYEARLVPPYLTQKDIEIHGDPERGLQGDFVIRGADGVPRLLGRLSAPPRDDETLLQASRERRMQAWLVLVALGLGAWAVWSETARRAPWGSLWDRPWPLLAGLWMARLLLGFLHLPSPSLQGPGVLQPAAFAMDGFFGVLRTPLDLLLTALVLLASAALLFVQRLRRQTRHPEAAPAGTLRTLLGLLAAAASTVLAVRLAVAAAVRVAQNTSLPLLGTALDLQSPPALCLHAALLAGLAALLLLALLLVARLTPPRPPRWLLALAAAGVALALGLQSLPLAALVGIVVLWGGARLHALFLDERFTSFSLATLVLVALAATLTSEALQGEDFHAREEHVLARADEVRRLVDEERPFVLKHVLQDLEAEANLLEELTPGDATASASAYEIWSGSLLRGLSWPCQVRVYDELGQLASEFSIGLPYPPELPTLDSRERASITGAHIEQTEIEARSVGVVRLYRGSLPVHAGRLGQLRGYVVIDLPFAHESLVLAANPRLSPPELLQAGSGRGVGPRVGEAQLYLLAWLQGGFVSESSTPYLEVGEPLRDAGPAHAGWKRLRLANGAYLATEIPAGERTLLAGFHLLSPLERLLQWTQIAALDFAGAVAVLLVLMGLGRSRAAARALPALLVPKRLGFQQKLMGAFLVVALLPSVVVSLATQRIMAERSKSRNRDVAVDKARAAEAALTNVVRRELQSVLTSEYVEWYLRNATWYMTPGPPPARDIPSFSTVTVFSGRGSPILDETLSDFSDAEGLAFITAAPRRVFASRDGVNHLALGALEPVWFTPEARPGAAPQLFYLYYRRRLDDGMLRELVPILSTDISAFLGPRLVVSSQKSLAAAGVLPLLLSPAAYKSVLLRNNRYAVVEESAGEQRYFSSYVPLEDRFGERLGALAAQQLLQPDEFAVEVDRTRALVVGLSTSMFVLTLALAVAFAARIFDPLRSLIEGTRRIAGGNLAFRLQARGRDEIGELERSFNDMAARLQTARLVLEERQRYLEAVLGNIASGVVATDVQGRITAANAAAERLLRLPPEGLEGRTWGELAAAAKDSGVRDFWAQVGTGAEGAIHELSMRRSEGRLTLRLIVTDLRPSGVDESLGRVAIFEDLTEMIRSKKLAAWAEMARQVAHEIKNPLTPLKLSAQFMEQAFRDKSDKFPEIFSEGMQTIVQQVDVLRRIASEFSGFGRVSKREPQPLDLGAVLRRVTAPYRSVQGLQLDLGTDGSDSFPGDGLVVRGDEEGLRRVFTNVLENAREAMGGTGRIALSVEAAEAGQVRVRVTDEGSGLTAEARERLFEPYFSTKSTGTGLGLAITRSILEELGGSISLSNRPGGGAEVQITLPT